The nucleotide sequence TCCTGGGGCACGCGCAGTTGTCCACCACGCAGCGCTATACGCACGTCAGCGCCGCGCAATTGATCGACGTCTACCGCCGCGCGCACCCACGAGCAAGAGAACAGTAGGGGCGCGATTCATCCGCCTTCGCGTAAAGCTCCGGCGGACCGCCGTAGCCTTGGCGGAGGTGGTCGCGCCCGGGACCTCACCGCCTTCGCGCGAGGATCCGATACGCCACAATCGCGGTCACGAGCGACGGCAGCGTTCCGCCCCACGAGCTGGCGAGATAATAGGCCAGGCTTCCGAGCGCCCATGCCACCACGCCCGGCACCAGGACTCCGCGATACGGCCCAGTGGCGTCGTACAGATCAGGCACGTGAGGCGCCGGGTGGCCAAACCGGAAGTGGGCCAGCAGCACGCCACCGACCGGCACCAGCACGCCGCCCAGCACCACCATGAACTCGGCGTACCGATCCAGCCACGCCCCGGAGAGCAGTCCCAGGAGCGTGCCGATGATGCCAATCGACCAGACCGACCACTGGGCGCCCATCCGCGGCACCAGACTCTTCCAGGCCAGCCCCGACATGTAGATGTTCACGAAGTTGGTGGTGACGGTGGCCAGGACCATCAGCACGGCGCCCACCCATCCGAGGCCAATGGCCGCCATCATCGCACCCGGGTCGGCAGTGCCCGCCACGCGTGCGGCGGCAAGACCAAGCGGCATCATCCAGAGGCTGGTGAGCAGCAGCCCGAGAAACACCGCCCACGCGCTCTTCCGCTCGGAACGGGTGTAGCGGGAATAGTCCGCAAACATCAGAATCCACGACACCTGATAGCCGACGACGATGTCGAATCCGCGAAACCACGGGGTGGGCTGTGCGGCTGGAACTGTCAACGGCACCAGATGCGGGGGCGCCTGAATGACAGCCCAGGTCATCGCGCCTCCAACCAACAGCAGCAACGGCACCGCAATCCGATCGGCCAGGCCCACGGCACGCGGGCCGAGCGCGACCACGGCGGTCGACACGAGGCCGAGGCCGGCAATCCACAGCGGCACGGCTGTCGGACCGCCCAGCAGGCGCGCGCCAACCGACGCGGCAATGACATTGTTGACGGCAATCCACGCGAAGTTGGTGATGTAGAGCAGGGCGGCGACCAGGCCCGCGCCGCGAACGCCCAGCGCCGCGCGCGCCGCGATGACCGACGGCACGCCCAGCCGCGGACCGAGGATGGCCAGCGACGCGACGAGCAGCGAGCCGCCGGTGGCGCCGGCCACAATCAGGATCAGCGCCGAGGTCGAACGGAAGTCAGTGGAGAGCGCCGCGCCCACCTGCAGGGTCGTGGCGACGATATTGGCGCCGGCGAAGATCCAGAATATATCGAGCGCGCGTTGAGTCCGCGCGCTCGAGGGAATCTGACCGATATCCGCCGGATTCATGTCGGCAGTGGAAGGTGGTGGAGCCGGTTACGCCAGTCTCTTGTCCTCTTCGGCATTGCCGCCTTTGGCGCGCAGCGTCTTGATGCTCCGCTCGATGCGCTCGGCGAGCTCGCGCTCGGCCTTGAGTGCTCTCAGC is from Acidobacteriota bacterium and encodes:
- a CDS encoding cytosine permease, with the protein product MNPADIGQIPSSARTQRALDIFWIFAGANIVATTLQVGAALSTDFRSTSALILIVAGATGGSLLVASLAILGPRLGVPSVIAARAALGVRGAGLVAALLYITNFAWIAVNNVIAASVGARLLGGPTAVPLWIAGLGLVSTAVVALGPRAVGLADRIAVPLLLLVGGAMTWAVIQAPPHLVPLTVPAAQPTPWFRGFDIVVGYQVSWILMFADYSRYTRSERKSAWAVFLGLLLTSLWMMPLGLAAARVAGTADPGAMMAAIGLGWVGAVLMVLATVTTNFVNIYMSGLAWKSLVPRMGAQWSVWSIGIIGTLLGLLSGAWLDRYAEFMVVLGGVLVPVGGVLLAHFRFGHPAPHVPDLYDATGPYRGVLVPGVVAWALGSLAYYLASSWGGTLPSLVTAIVAYRILARRR